One stretch of Methylopila sp. 73B DNA includes these proteins:
- a CDS encoding RlmE family RNA methyltransferase, with protein sequence MSVAGKGGGKGGKSGSGKSGAGKTGSGAKGGAGKAGPGAGGGGARSMGVRVHTARKRSHASTLWLDRQLNDPYVQAAKRDGYRSRAAFKLLEIDDRHRLLKPGQKIVDLGAAPGGWSQIAATRIGAAEGRGKIVAIDLLEMEPVPGVDFMVLDFLDDAAPEILKERLGGKADVVLSDMAANTVGHQRTDHLRIIGLVEAAAAFASEILAPGGAFLAKVFQGGTEGELLAALKRDFTKVQHVKPPASRKDSSELYVMATGFRGRSQAETSTAED encoded by the coding sequence ATGAGCGTGGCGGGCAAGGGCGGCGGCAAGGGCGGCAAGAGCGGTTCGGGCAAAAGCGGGGCCGGTAAGACCGGAAGCGGCGCCAAGGGCGGGGCCGGCAAGGCGGGGCCCGGCGCCGGCGGCGGCGGCGCCCGCAGCATGGGGGTGCGCGTCCACACCGCGCGCAAGCGCAGCCACGCCTCCACCCTGTGGCTCGACCGCCAGCTGAACGACCCCTACGTCCAGGCGGCGAAGCGCGACGGCTACCGCTCCCGCGCGGCGTTCAAGCTGCTTGAGATCGACGACCGCCACCGCTTGCTGAAGCCGGGCCAGAAGATCGTCGATCTCGGCGCGGCGCCGGGCGGCTGGAGCCAGATCGCCGCGACCCGAATCGGCGCGGCCGAGGGGCGGGGCAAGATCGTCGCGATAGACCTGCTGGAGATGGAGCCGGTCCCGGGCGTCGACTTCATGGTGCTCGACTTCCTCGACGACGCCGCGCCGGAGATCTTGAAGGAGCGGCTCGGCGGCAAGGCCGACGTCGTCCTGTCCGACATGGCGGCGAACACCGTCGGCCACCAGCGCACAGATCACCTGCGGATCATCGGCCTCGTCGAAGCTGCGGCGGCCTTTGCGAGCGAAATCCTGGCCCCCGGCGGCGCCTTTCTCGCGAAGGTGTTCCAGGGCGGCACCGAGGGCGAGTTGCTGGCCGCGCTGAAGCGCGATTTCACCAAGGTGCAGCACGTCAAGCCGCCGGCGAGCCGCAAGGACTCGTCGGAGCTCTATGTCATGGCCACCGGTTTTCGCGGGCGAAGCCAGGCGGAGACGTCCACGGCGGAGGACTGA
- a CDS encoding type II toxin-antitoxin system VapC family toxin, whose protein sequence is MSLVDASVVVKWYVDEVRSAEARRLLAADDLLAAPAHVEAEVGQVLRRRVQSHEISIAQALAAVELLQDTLVLIPISGLMPAAIEMACGAGVSVYDSLYVAAALAWGAPLATDDGKLIASIERSPFGGRVAFHPLNAFG, encoded by the coding sequence ATGAGCCTCGTCGACGCGAGCGTCGTGGTCAAATGGTATGTCGACGAAGTCCGAAGCGCGGAGGCGAGGCGTCTTTTGGCTGCCGACGATTTGCTAGCCGCCCCCGCGCATGTCGAAGCCGAGGTTGGTCAGGTGCTTCGCCGACGTGTCCAGTCTCACGAAATATCCATCGCGCAAGCGCTCGCCGCCGTGGAGCTCTTGCAAGACACCCTCGTTTTGATCCCGATTTCCGGGCTGATGCCGGCGGCGATCGAAATGGCCTGCGGAGCTGGGGTTTCCGTCTACGATTCGCTTTATGTCGCCGCCGCGCTGGCGTGGGGGGCGCCGCTTGCGACCGACGACGGCAAGCTGATCGCTTCGATTGAGCGATCGCCCTTCGGGGGCCGCGTCGCCTTTCATCCGCTAAACGCCTTCGGGTGA
- a CDS encoding arsenate reductase, with protein sequence MAVTLYGIKACDTMKKARAWLEAEGAPFHFHDYKTAGAPRAKLEAWAAEVGWETLLNRAGTTFRGLPDADKQGLDETRALALMEAKPSLIKRPVLEGAGRLLVGFKPETYAAALKR encoded by the coding sequence ATGGCGGTCACGCTCTACGGCATCAAGGCCTGTGACACGATGAAAAAGGCGCGCGCTTGGCTTGAGGCCGAGGGCGCGCCTTTTCACTTTCACGACTACAAGACCGCCGGCGCTCCGCGCGCGAAACTCGAAGCCTGGGCGGCGGAGGTCGGCTGGGAGACGCTGCTCAACCGGGCCGGCACGACGTTCCGCGGGCTGCCGGACGCGGACAAGCAGGGGCTCGACGAGACCAGGGCCCTCGCGCTGATGGAGGCGAAGCCCTCGCTCATCAAGCGGCCGGTGCTCGAGGGCGCGGGCAGGCTGCTGGTGGGCTTCAAGCCCGAGACCTACGCCGCGGCGCTCAAGCGCTGA
- the guaB gene encoding IMP dehydrogenase, whose translation MARIEDVLAREALTFDDVLLRPGLSEVMPGEVDLRSRVTKTISLNIPIMSSAMDTVTEARLAIAMAQAGGIGVIHRNLEPEEQAAHVRQVKKFESGMVVNPVTIAPTATLADAFELMARNGISGIPVVEGSGRSGKLVGILTNRDVRFATNLRQPISELMTKENLVTVRDEVSQDEAKRLLHHHRIEKLLVVDDAYHCVGLITVKDIEKAVANPNSNKDEHGRLRVAAATTVGDKGFARSEALIDAGVDLVVVDTAHGHSQHVLNAVARIKRLSNHVQVVAGNVATGEATKALIDAGADAIKVGIGPGSICTTRIVAGVGVPQLTAIMESVEAAKAADVPVIADGGIKYSGDLAKAIAAGADVAMVGSLLAGTDEAPGEVFLWQGRSYKSYRGMGSVGAMAQGSADRYFQAEVNDRLKLVPEGIEGQVPYKGPVGAVLHQLAGGLRAAMGYVGAATVPDLHEKAQFVRISGASLRESHVHDVTITRESPNYPSMV comes from the coding sequence ATGGCGCGCATCGAAGACGTACTCGCCCGTGAGGCGCTCACCTTCGACGACGTGCTGTTGCGCCCGGGCCTTTCTGAGGTCATGCCCGGCGAGGTCGATCTCCGCTCGCGCGTCACCAAGACCATCAGCCTGAACATCCCGATCATGTCCTCCGCCATGGACACGGTGACCGAGGCGCGGCTCGCCATCGCCATGGCCCAGGCCGGCGGCATCGGCGTGATCCACCGCAACCTCGAGCCCGAGGAGCAGGCGGCCCACGTCCGCCAGGTGAAGAAGTTCGAGAGCGGCATGGTCGTGAACCCGGTCACGATCGCCCCCACTGCGACGCTCGCCGACGCGTTCGAGCTGATGGCCCGCAACGGCATCTCCGGCATCCCGGTCGTCGAAGGCTCCGGCCGGTCCGGCAAGCTGGTCGGCATCCTGACGAACCGCGACGTGCGCTTCGCCACCAACCTGCGCCAGCCGATCTCCGAGCTGATGACGAAGGAGAACCTCGTCACGGTGCGCGACGAGGTCAGCCAGGACGAAGCCAAGCGCCTGCTGCATCACCACCGCATCGAGAAGCTGCTGGTTGTCGACGACGCCTACCACTGCGTCGGGCTGATCACGGTGAAGGACATCGAGAAGGCGGTCGCGAACCCCAATTCCAACAAGGACGAGCACGGGCGCCTGCGCGTGGCCGCGGCGACCACCGTCGGCGACAAGGGCTTCGCCCGGTCCGAGGCGCTGATCGACGCCGGCGTCGACCTCGTCGTGGTCGACACCGCCCACGGCCACTCCCAGCACGTCCTGAACGCGGTCGCGCGCATCAAGCGGCTGTCGAACCATGTCCAGGTGGTCGCGGGCAACGTCGCGACCGGCGAGGCCACCAAAGCGCTGATCGACGCCGGCGCGGACGCGATCAAGGTCGGCATCGGGCCGGGCTCGATCTGCACCACCCGCATCGTCGCCGGCGTCGGCGTGCCGCAGCTCACCGCGATCATGGAGTCGGTCGAGGCGGCGAAGGCCGCCGACGTGCCGGTGATCGCCGACGGCGGCATCAAGTACTCGGGCGACCTCGCCAAGGCGATCGCCGCCGGCGCCGACGTCGCCATGGTCGGCTCGCTGCTGGCCGGCACCGACGAGGCGCCCGGCGAGGTGTTCCTCTGGCAGGGCCGCTCCTACAAGTCCTACCGCGGCATGGGCTCGGTCGGCGCGATGGCCCAGGGCTCCGCCGACCGCTACTTTCAGGCCGAGGTGAACGACCGCCTGAAGCTGGTGCCGGAGGGCATCGAGGGCCAGGTGCCGTACAAGGGCCCGGTCGGCGCCGTGCTGCACCAGCTCGCCGGCGGTCTGCGCGCCGCCATGGGCTACGTCGGCGCCGCCACCGTCCCGGACCTGCACGAGAAGGCCCAGTTCGTCCGCATCTCCGGCGCCTCGCTCCGCGAGAGCCACGTCCACGACGTGACCATCACCCGCGAAAGCCCGAACTACCCCAGCATGGTGTAG
- a CDS encoding YbaK/EbsC family protein, producing MSLDSVRAFIAEHAPDIAVVEHDVSTATVPKAAAAHGCAPGQIAKTLSLRVGERVLLVVTRGDARLDNKKAKAAFGGKPRMLGVEEVAALTGHPVGGVCPFGLATPLPVYCDVSLKAYGTVIPAAGSPRSSLAIAPERMAEIVDADWVDVSELPVSA from the coding sequence GTGAGCCTCGACAGCGTCCGCGCGTTCATCGCCGAGCATGCGCCCGACATCGCCGTCGTCGAGCACGACGTCAGCACGGCGACCGTGCCGAAGGCGGCCGCCGCGCACGGCTGCGCGCCAGGGCAGATCGCGAAGACCCTGTCGCTCCGGGTCGGCGAGCGCGTGCTTCTGGTCGTGACCCGCGGCGACGCGCGGCTCGACAACAAGAAGGCCAAGGCGGCGTTCGGCGGGAAGCCGCGGATGCTGGGGGTCGAGGAGGTCGCGGCGTTGACAGGCCACCCCGTCGGGGGCGTCTGCCCGTTCGGGCTCGCCACGCCGCTGCCGGTCTACTGCGACGTGTCGCTGAAGGCTTATGGAACCGTGATCCCCGCCGCTGGCTCGCCGCGGAGCTCGCTCGCCATCGCGCCGGAGCGCATGGCGGAGATCGTCGACGCCGACTGGGTCGACGTGTCGGAGCTGCCGGTCAGCGCTTGA
- a CDS encoding lmo0937 family membrane protein, with product MLWTIIAVLFVLWILGFGVFHVAGGLIHLLLVVAAVVLVLQLINGRRTI from the coding sequence ATGCTTTGGACCATTATCGCGGTTCTCTTCGTTCTCTGGATCCTCGGCTTCGGCGTGTTCCATGTCGCCGGCGGTCTGATCCATCTTCTGCTCGTCGTCGCAGCCGTCGTTCTGGTGCTGCAGCTGATCAACGGGCGCCGCACGATCTGA
- a CDS encoding superoxide dismutase family protein produces MIRPLSMLLAGALAVAPLAALAQTPETPKAEAPKAETYEIQGKDGKKIGDLSLTAAPMGVLMDVEIAAGSLTAGKHGMHFHATADCSDVGEYKKSGSHAGHAEGKHGLLNPNGPEPGDLPNLIVLSDGSAQAALFTGLIKLDELKDADGSAFIIHAEKDDHISQPIGGAGARVACAPVK; encoded by the coding sequence ATGATCCGTCCTCTCTCCATGCTGCTCGCCGGAGCGCTCGCCGTCGCGCCGCTCGCCGCGCTCGCGCAGACGCCGGAGACGCCAAAGGCCGAGGCGCCGAAGGCCGAGACCTACGAGATCCAGGGCAAGGACGGCAAGAAGATCGGCGACCTCAGCCTGACCGCCGCGCCGATGGGCGTGCTGATGGACGTCGAGATCGCCGCCGGCAGCCTGACCGCGGGAAAGCACGGCATGCACTTCCACGCCACCGCCGATTGCTCCGACGTCGGCGAATACAAGAAGTCCGGCTCCCACGCCGGCCACGCCGAGGGCAAGCACGGCCTGCTCAACCCGAACGGACCTGAGCCCGGCGACCTGCCCAACCTGATCGTGCTGTCGGACGGCTCCGCCCAGGCCGCGCTCTTCACCGGCCTGATCAAGCTCGACGAACTGAAGGACGCCGACGGCAGCGCCTTCATCATCCACGCCGAGAAGGACGACCACATCTCCCAGCCGATCGGCGGCGCGGGCGCCCGGGTCGCCTGCGCGCCGGTCAAGTAA
- a CDS encoding MAPEG family protein — protein MTIQAILAPLFAQALLTFGLLLWMAQTRFAAARAGQVTPSKGSPRTFGWPEKAQKVADSYHNQLELPVFFYILVILALITKEADLLFVAMSWVFVVSRYAHAYVHTGRNALMTRFRCYLVGALVLLAMWAIFAIRILAS, from the coding sequence ATGACCATCCAAGCCATCCTCGCGCCCCTGTTCGCGCAGGCGCTCCTCACCTTTGGGCTTCTGCTCTGGATGGCGCAGACGCGGTTCGCGGCCGCGCGGGCCGGGCAGGTGACGCCCTCCAAGGGCTCCCCGCGCACCTTCGGCTGGCCGGAAAAGGCGCAGAAGGTCGCGGACAGCTATCACAACCAGCTCGAGCTGCCGGTCTTCTTCTACATCCTCGTCATCCTCGCCCTGATCACGAAGGAAGCCGACCTTCTGTTCGTCGCGATGTCCTGGGTCTTCGTCGTCTCGCGCTACGCGCACGCCTACGTCCACACCGGCCGGAACGCGCTGATGACGCGCTTCCGCTGCTACCTCGTCGGCGCGCTCGTCCTGCTCGCCATGTGGGCGATCTTCGCCATCCGCATTCTGGCTTCCTGA
- a CDS encoding L,D-transpeptidase, producing MVRTLFAAVAVAAAFMCAPAQASVVARVSLSQQRIDVTVDGALAYSWPVSTARRGFVTPIGSWRPIRTERMWRSRKYDMSPMPHSVFFYGGYAIHATGYVRSLGRPASHGCVRLHPKNAAIFYAMVRARGLGNARVVIVR from the coding sequence ATGGTCAGGACGTTGTTCGCCGCGGTCGCCGTCGCGGCTGCTTTCATGTGCGCGCCGGCGCAGGCCTCTGTGGTCGCCCGGGTCAGCCTCTCGCAGCAGCGGATCGACGTGACCGTCGACGGCGCGCTCGCCTATTCCTGGCCGGTCTCGACCGCCCGTCGCGGCTTCGTCACCCCAATCGGCAGCTGGCGGCCGATCCGGACCGAGCGGATGTGGCGCTCGCGCAAGTACGACATGTCCCCGATGCCGCACTCGGTGTTCTTCTACGGCGGCTACGCTATTCATGCGACCGGCTACGTGCGCTCGCTCGGACGGCCTGCAAGCCACGGCTGCGTCCGCCTGCACCCGAAGAACGCGGCGATCTTCTATGCGATGGTGCGCGCCCGCGGGCTGGGGAACGCAAGGGTGGTCATCGTCCGCTGA
- a CDS encoding RsmB/NOP family class I SAM-dependent RNA methyltransferase, whose translation MTPAAHAAAAIDVLADIETRHRPVASALKDWGSAHRFAGSGDRARIASLVYDALRRRSSLAWRMGAETPRALILGALAFVRQTSVDDLAAAFAASPHAPEPPTDAERAAIAAATLDGAPAHVRGDYPEWLDAGFARTFGDERAEEGAALAERAPLDLRVNAIKGDRDKAERALAHWKAAPTPLSPFGLRVPLTDDGRGPPVQSEPAHLKGLVEVQDEGSQLAALVAGAAPGMQVVDFCAGAGGKTLALAATMDNRGQVYAHDNDVRRLKPLHERAERAGVRNMQVRAPRGDADVLADLAGRADLVLVDAPCTGAGTWRRNPDAKWRLKPAALEARVAEQDAVLAAAAALVKPGGRLVYVTCSVLAEENEDRLAAFRARFPAFRPVPAVEAAVSAGLPALGAFATAGGDALLLGPRRSGTDGFFVAVLTRG comes from the coding sequence ATGACCCCCGCCGCCCACGCCGCCGCCGCGATCGACGTCCTCGCCGACATCGAGACGCGCCATCGCCCCGTCGCCTCCGCGCTGAAGGACTGGGGCTCGGCCCACCGCTTCGCGGGCTCCGGCGACCGGGCGCGCATCGCGAGCCTCGTCTACGACGCGCTGCGCCGCCGCTCGTCGCTCGCCTGGCGCATGGGGGCGGAGACGCCGCGGGCGCTGATTCTCGGCGCGCTCGCCTTCGTGCGTCAGACGTCTGTCGACGACCTCGCCGCGGCCTTCGCGGCGAGCCCCCACGCGCCGGAGCCGCCGACCGACGCCGAGCGCGCCGCGATCGCCGCCGCGACGCTCGACGGCGCGCCGGCCCATGTGCGCGGCGACTATCCCGAGTGGCTCGACGCCGGCTTCGCCCGCACCTTCGGCGACGAGCGGGCGGAGGAGGGGGCGGCCCTGGCCGAGCGCGCCCCGCTCGACCTCCGCGTCAACGCCATCAAGGGCGATCGGGACAAGGCGGAACGCGCGCTTGCGCACTGGAAGGCCGCGCCGACGCCGCTGTCGCCCTTCGGCCTGCGCGTGCCGCTGACCGACGACGGCCGCGGCCCGCCGGTGCAGTCGGAGCCCGCGCACCTGAAGGGCCTTGTGGAGGTTCAGGATGAGGGCTCGCAGCTCGCGGCGCTGGTCGCGGGCGCGGCGCCGGGCATGCAGGTGGTCGATTTCTGCGCCGGCGCCGGCGGCAAGACGCTCGCGCTGGCCGCGACCATGGACAACCGCGGCCAGGTCTACGCCCACGACAACGACGTCCGCCGCCTCAAGCCCCTGCACGAACGGGCGGAGCGGGCGGGCGTCCGCAACATGCAGGTGCGCGCTCCGCGCGGCGACGCGGACGTGCTGGCCGACCTAGCCGGCCGCGCCGACCTCGTGCTGGTCGACGCGCCCTGCACCGGCGCCGGCACCTGGCGCCGCAATCCGGACGCCAAGTGGCGGCTGAAGCCCGCGGCGCTCGAGGCGCGAGTGGCCGAGCAGGACGCCGTGCTGGCCGCCGCCGCGGCGCTGGTGAAGCCGGGCGGCCGCCTCGTCTACGTCACCTGTTCGGTGCTGGCGGAAGAAAACGAGGACCGGCTCGCAGCCTTTCGGGCGCGGTTTCCCGCGTTCCGTCCGGTCCCCGCCGTCGAGGCCGCGGTCTCGGCCGGACTGCCGGCGCTCGGGGCGTTCGCGACCGCCGGCGGCGACGCCCTGCTGCTCGGTCCCCGGCGTTCCGGCACCGACGGCTTTTTCGTCGCCGTGCTGACGCGGGGTTGA
- the guaA gene encoding glutamine-hydrolyzing GMP synthase, which produces MIADPSHDRILIIDFGSQVTQLIARRVRETGVYCEIVPFNTAAEVFPTFGAKGVILSGGPASVADMGTPRAPQAVFESGLPVLGICYGQMTMAEQLGGVVESGHHREFGRADLNVVAPSKLFTGVWEAESRNQVWMSHGDRITQMPQGFRIVGVSENAPFAAIADESRHYYGLMFHPEVVHTPEGGKLLANFVRDICGCVGDWSMAAYREEAIAKIREQVGDGRVICGLSGGVDSAVAAVLIHEAIGDQLTCVFVDHGLMRKAEAEEVVNLFRGHYNIPLVHVDAGDTFLSALEGEHDPETKRKTIGRLFVEVFEAEAKKIGGAEFLAQGTLYPDVIESVSFSGGPSVTIKSHHNVGGLPERMNMQLVEPLRELFKDEVRALGRELGLPDAFVGRHPFPGPGLAIRCPGDITREKLDILREADAIYLDEIRKAGLYDKIWQAFAVLLPVKTVGVMGDGRTYEYVLALRAVTSVDGMTADFYPYDMNFLGRAATRIINEVRGVNRVVYDVTSKPPGTIEWE; this is translated from the coding sequence ATGATCGCAGACCCCTCCCACGACCGCATCCTCATCATCGACTTCGGGTCGCAGGTGACGCAGCTCATCGCGCGCCGCGTGCGCGAGACCGGCGTCTATTGCGAGATCGTCCCGTTCAACACCGCCGCCGAGGTCTTCCCGACCTTCGGCGCCAAGGGCGTGATCCTGTCCGGCGGCCCGGCGTCGGTAGCCGACATGGGCACGCCGCGCGCGCCGCAGGCGGTGTTCGAAAGCGGACTGCCGGTGCTCGGCATCTGCTACGGGCAGATGACCATGGCGGAGCAGCTCGGCGGCGTCGTCGAGAGCGGGCACCATCGTGAGTTCGGGCGCGCCGATCTCAACGTGGTTGCGCCGTCCAAGCTCTTCACCGGCGTCTGGGAGGCCGAGAGCCGCAACCAGGTGTGGATGAGCCACGGCGACCGCATCACGCAGATGCCGCAGGGCTTCCGGATCGTGGGCGTGTCGGAGAACGCCCCGTTCGCGGCGATCGCGGACGAATCCCGGCACTACTACGGCCTGATGTTCCACCCCGAGGTGGTCCATACGCCCGAGGGCGGCAAGCTGCTTGCGAACTTCGTGCGCGACATCTGCGGCTGCGTCGGCGACTGGTCGATGGCGGCCTATCGCGAGGAGGCGATCGCCAAGATCCGCGAGCAGGTCGGGGACGGCCGTGTGATCTGCGGCCTCTCCGGCGGCGTCGACTCCGCCGTCGCGGCCGTCCTGATCCATGAGGCGATCGGCGACCAGCTCACCTGCGTGTTCGTCGACCACGGCCTGATGCGCAAGGCCGAGGCGGAGGAGGTCGTGAACCTGTTCCGCGGGCACTACAACATCCCGCTCGTGCATGTGGACGCCGGCGACACCTTCCTGTCGGCGCTCGAGGGCGAGCACGACCCCGAGACCAAGCGCAAGACCATCGGCCGGCTGTTCGTCGAGGTGTTCGAGGCGGAGGCCAAGAAGATCGGCGGCGCCGAGTTCCTGGCCCAGGGCACGCTCTATCCCGACGTCATCGAGAGCGTCTCGTTCTCCGGCGGCCCGTCCGTCACGATCAAGTCGCACCACAATGTCGGCGGGCTGCCCGAGCGCATGAACATGCAGCTCGTCGAGCCGCTGCGCGAGCTGTTCAAGGACGAGGTCCGCGCGCTCGGGAGGGAGCTCGGCCTGCCCGACGCCTTCGTCGGCCGCCACCCATTCCCAGGCCCGGGCCTCGCCATCCGCTGCCCCGGCGACATCACCCGCGAGAAGCTCGACATCCTGCGCGAGGCCGACGCGATCTATCTCGACGAGATCCGCAAGGCGGGGCTCTACGACAAGATCTGGCAGGCCTTCGCGGTGCTGCTGCCGGTGAAGACCGTCGGCGTGATGGGCGACGGCCGCACCTACGAATACGTGTTGGCGCTGCGGGCGGTGACCTCCGTCGACGGCATGACGGCGGACTTCTACCCTTACGACATGAACTTCCTCGGCCGCGCCGCGACCCGGATCATCAACGAGGTCCGCGGCGTCAACCGCGTCGTCTACGACGTCACCTCGAAGCCGCCCGGCACGATCGAGTGGGAGTGA
- a CDS encoding UDP-3-O-acyl-N-acetylglucosamine deacetylase: protein MTASSLPRRAATLGAAFECAGEGIHTGVRSEVRVTPAAAGRGIVFRRAVGSGVAEIPALWTNRRSRPLCTALQVGEGPLVRTVEHLLAALTAMRIDDAVVEIAGEELPIFDGSAAPWCAMIRTAGRVEHDAPRRYLRVLKPVEHVNGMRRLRIEPADAHLLSVHIELNHFGPLDWSGPVTPESFEGELAPSRSFGRVTWTIPAKIRGLWPFGEPLLRGATTKNTAALWKNTAIGGLRMPDEPVRHRALDLVGDLALAGLPLLGRVTAAHPGHEHNYALLAALMSDPTAWDVATLDEDGTPRASA from the coding sequence GTGACGGCGTCTAGCCTGCCGCGGCGCGCGGCGACGCTCGGCGCCGCGTTCGAGTGCGCGGGCGAGGGCATCCACACCGGCGTCCGTTCCGAGGTGCGCGTCACGCCGGCCGCGGCCGGCCGGGGAATCGTCTTCCGCCGCGCCGTGGGATCGGGCGTCGCGGAGATTCCCGCGCTCTGGACCAACCGTCGCTCCCGGCCGCTGTGCACCGCGCTCCAGGTGGGCGAGGGGCCCCTGGTGCGCACCGTGGAGCATCTGCTCGCGGCGCTGACCGCGATGCGGATCGACGACGCCGTCGTGGAGATCGCGGGCGAGGAGCTGCCGATTTTCGACGGCAGCGCGGCGCCGTGGTGCGCGATGATCCGCACGGCGGGCCGCGTCGAGCACGACGCGCCCCGGCGCTACCTGCGGGTGCTGAAGCCGGTCGAACACGTCAACGGCATGCGGCGGCTCAGGATCGAGCCGGCCGACGCGCATCTGCTGTCCGTCCACATCGAGCTCAACCACTTCGGGCCGCTGGACTGGTCCGGGCCGGTGACGCCGGAGAGCTTCGAGGGCGAGCTCGCGCCGTCCCGCAGCTTCGGCCGGGTCACCTGGACGATCCCGGCGAAGATCCGCGGGCTCTGGCCGTTCGGCGAGCCGCTGCTGCGCGGCGCCACCACGAAGAACACCGCGGCGCTCTGGAAGAACACCGCGATCGGCGGCCTGCGCATGCCGGACGAACCGGTGCGCCACCGCGCGCTCGACCTCGTCGGCGACCTCGCGCTCGCGGGCCTCCCCCTGCTCGGGCGCGTGACGGCCGCGCACCCCGGCCACGAGCACAACTACGCGCTGCTCGCGGCGCTGATGAGCGACCCGACGGCCTGGGACGTGGCGACGCTCGACGAGGACGGGACGCCCCGGGCGTCGGCCTGA
- a CDS encoding DHA2 family efflux MFS transporter permease subunit: MQPRAPAAIPSRILVPLIVACALFMENLDSTVLATALPVIARELNESPIDLKLALTSYLLSLAVFIPVSGWLADRLGARLVFRTAIAVFALGSALAGLSSSMAEIVSSRIVQGLGGAMMVPVGRLVILRTVPKSELVGSLAWLTIPALIGPVVGPPVGGFITTYFSWRWIFWINLPIAAIGLVLATLYIPDMKAEERTPFDALGFALSGFGLAAFVTGSTTLGLDVLPKPLVVAIFLAGCASLTAYVVHARRAEHPILDLELFRIPTFRIAILGGSLFRIGIGAAPFLLPLMLQIGFGLTAFESGLLTFASALGALFMKFAAKPILQRFGFRATLTANALIAATFMTAPALFTPTTPTLVMLAALLVGGFFRSLEFTGVNALGYADIDQARMSRATSLTSVAQQVSLSFGVTSGAMALEGAMAWRGGHELAAADFPAAFLLIGLVSATAALVFARLSRDAGDEVSGHRPPAPDPVSAARDRG; the protein is encoded by the coding sequence ATGCAGCCCCGCGCCCCCGCCGCCATTCCCAGCCGCATCCTCGTGCCCCTGATCGTGGCCTGCGCGCTGTTCATGGAGAACCTCGACTCGACGGTGCTTGCGACCGCGCTGCCCGTGATCGCGCGCGAACTGAACGAGAGCCCGATCGACCTGAAGCTCGCGCTGACCTCCTACCTGCTGAGCCTCGCGGTGTTCATCCCGGTCTCGGGCTGGCTGGCGGATCGGCTGGGCGCTCGGCTCGTGTTCCGGACGGCCATCGCGGTGTTCGCGCTCGGCTCGGCGCTGGCCGGGCTGTCGAGTTCGATGGCCGAGATCGTGAGCTCGCGGATCGTGCAGGGGCTCGGCGGCGCGATGATGGTGCCGGTCGGACGGCTGGTGATTCTGCGCACCGTTCCAAAGTCCGAGCTCGTCGGCTCGCTCGCGTGGCTGACCATCCCGGCCCTGATCGGCCCGGTCGTCGGCCCGCCCGTCGGCGGCTTCATCACGACCTATTTCTCTTGGCGCTGGATCTTCTGGATCAACCTCCCGATCGCCGCGATCGGCCTGGTGCTCGCCACGCTCTACATCCCGGACATGAAGGCGGAGGAGCGCACGCCGTTCGACGCGCTCGGCTTCGCGCTGTCGGGCTTCGGGCTCGCCGCCTTCGTGACCGGCTCGACCACGCTCGGCCTCGACGTGCTGCCGAAGCCGCTGGTGGTCGCGATCTTTCTCGCCGGCTGCGCTTCGCTGACGGCTTACGTGGTCCACGCTCGGCGTGCCGAACACCCGATCCTCGACCTCGAGCTGTTCCGCATCCCTACCTTCCGGATCGCGATCCTCGGAGGTTCGCTGTTCCGCATCGGCATCGGCGCCGCGCCCTTCCTGCTGCCGCTGATGCTGCAGATCGGCTTCGGCCTCACCGCGTTCGAATCCGGACTCCTGACCTTCGCCTCGGCGCTCGGCGCGCTGTTCATGAAGTTCGCGGCGAAGCCGATCCTGCAGCGCTTCGGCTTCCGGGCGACGCTGACCGCGAACGCGCTCATCGCGGCGACCTTCATGACAGCGCCCGCGCTGTTCACGCCGACGACCCCGACGCTGGTGATGCTCGCCGCGCTGCTGGTCGGCGGCTTCTTCCGGTCGCTGGAGTTCACCGGAGTCAACGCGCTGGGCTACGCCGACATCGACCAGGCGCGCATGAGCCGGGCCACCAGCCTGACGAGCGTCGCGCAGCAGGTGTCGCTGTCCTTCGGCGTGACCTCCGGCGCGATGGCGCTCGAAGGCGCGATGGCCTGGCGGGGCGGCCATGAGCTCGCGGCGGCCGACTTCCCCGCGGCCTTCCTGCTGATCGGCCTCGTCTCGGCGACGGCGGCGCTCGTCTTCGCCAGGCTGTCGCGCGACGCCGGCGACGAGGTCTCCGGCCACCGCCCGCCCGCCCCCGATCCGGTCTCCGCGGCGCGCGACCGCGGCTGA